A window from Pseudomonas sp. Tri1 encodes these proteins:
- a CDS encoding C40 family peptidase, with protein MSTSARLALMCFAALLSACASRTPPPPAPVRAPVVFAPSQAFSPAAEDVLFRALGLVGTPYRWGGNTPDSGFDCSGLIGYVYRDAAGISLPRSTREMIGMRAPDVGKDALQTGDLIFFATNGGSQVSHAGIYVGEGRFVHAPATGGTVKLDSLSKAYWQKAYLSAKRVLQPEHLARNP; from the coding sequence ATGTCGACGTCGGCCCGCCTCGCTCTCATGTGTTTCGCCGCGCTACTCAGCGCCTGCGCTAGCCGCACTCCGCCGCCGCCAGCCCCCGTACGGGCACCGGTGGTCTTTGCTCCCTCGCAAGCCTTTTCCCCGGCCGCCGAAGACGTGCTCTTCCGCGCCCTGGGCCTGGTGGGCACGCCGTATCGCTGGGGCGGCAACACACCGGACTCGGGTTTCGATTGCAGTGGCCTGATCGGCTATGTCTACCGCGACGCTGCTGGCATTTCCCTGCCGCGTTCCACTCGAGAAATGATCGGCATGCGCGCTCCCGATGTCGGCAAGGACGCGTTGCAGACCGGCGACCTGATCTTCTTCGCCACCAACGGCGGCTCCCAGGTCAGCCACGCCGGCATCTATGTCGGCGAGGGCCGTTTCGTCCACGCGCCGGCCACTGGCGGTACAGTCAAGCTCGACAGCCTGTCCAAGGCCTATTGGCAGAAAGCCTATCTGAGCGCCAAGCGGGTGTTGCAGCCGGAGCATCTGGCGCGTAATCCCTGA
- a CDS encoding NlpC/P60 family protein, whose amino-acid sequence MLNRFAPLVPLALVTLLFGCAAHSPVSQQAPQPQVKNSVTAQSSSVAFQEEMASDKELAAFAGSKPYQLPVLADSILERGMSLIGTRYRFGGTSEAGFDCSGFIGYLFREEAGMNLPRSTREMINVNAPLVARNQLEPGDLLFFSTNGRRGRVSHAGIYLGDNQFIHSSSRRSGGVRIDSLGDSYWNKTFIEAKRALAMAPTVMTARK is encoded by the coding sequence ATGCTAAATCGCTTCGCACCCCTCGTGCCTCTCGCACTCGTTACCCTGTTGTTCGGTTGCGCTGCCCACTCTCCAGTGTCCCAGCAAGCGCCACAACCACAGGTCAAGAACTCCGTTACCGCCCAGTCTTCCTCCGTTGCGTTCCAGGAAGAAATGGCCTCCGATAAAGAGCTGGCGGCCTTCGCCGGCAGCAAGCCGTATCAGCTTCCAGTGCTGGCCGACAGCATCCTGGAACGCGGCATGTCATTGATCGGTACCCGCTACCGTTTTGGCGGTACCTCTGAAGCCGGCTTCGATTGCAGTGGTTTCATCGGTTACCTGTTCCGCGAAGAGGCTGGCATGAACCTGCCGCGCTCCACTCGCGAAATGATCAACGTGAATGCCCCCCTGGTGGCTCGCAATCAACTGGAACCCGGTGATTTGCTGTTCTTCAGCACCAACGGTCGTCGTGGTCGCGTCAGCCATGCCGGGATCTACCTGGGTGACAACCAGTTCATCCATTCCAGCAGCCGCCGCAGCGGTGGCGTGCGCATCGACAGCCTGGGCGACAGCTACTGGAACAAGACTTTCATCGAAGCCAAGCGCGCCCTCGCCATGGCACCGACTGTGATGACTGCTCGCAAGTAA
- the hda gene encoding DnaA regulatory inactivator Hda: MKPIQLPLGVRLRDDATFINYYPGANAAALGYVERLCEADAGWTESLIYLWGKDGVGRTHLLQAACLRFEQLGEPAVYLPLAELLDRGVEILDNLEQYELVCLDDLQAVAGKADWEEALFHLFNRLRDSGRRLLIAASTSPRELPVKLADLKSRLTLALIFQMRPLSDEDKLRALQLRASRRGLHLTDEVGHFILTRGTRSMSALFELLERLDQASLQAQRKLTIPFLKETLGW, encoded by the coding sequence ATGAAACCGATTCAGCTGCCCCTAGGTGTGCGTCTGCGTGATGACGCCACCTTTATCAACTACTACCCAGGCGCCAATGCCGCTGCACTCGGCTATGTCGAGCGGCTTTGCGAAGCCGACGCCGGCTGGACCGAGAGCCTGATTTACCTGTGGGGCAAGGATGGGGTAGGGCGCACGCACTTGTTGCAGGCGGCTTGCCTGCGCTTCGAGCAGTTGGGCGAGCCGGCGGTGTATCTGCCGTTGGCGGAGTTGCTGGATCGCGGCGTTGAAATCCTCGACAACCTGGAACAGTACGAACTGGTCTGCCTGGATGATCTCCAGGCGGTGGCTGGTAAGGCCGATTGGGAAGAGGCGCTGTTTCATCTGTTCAATCGGTTACGCGACAGCGGTCGGCGCCTGCTGATTGCCGCCTCGACCTCGCCGCGCGAGCTGCCGGTAAAACTGGCGGACCTCAAGTCCCGTCTCACCCTGGCGCTGATTTTCCAGATGCGCCCGCTGTCCGATGAAGACAAACTCCGCGCCTTGCAGCTGCGCGCTTCCCGGCGTGGCCTGCACCTGACCGATGAAGTCGGGCATTTCATTCTCACCCGTGGCACCCGCAGCATGAGCGCCTTGTTCGAATTGCTCGAACGTCTCGACCAGGCCTCCCTCCAGGCTCAACGCAAGCTGACTATTCCTTTTTTGAAAGAAACCCTGGGCTGGTAG
- a CDS encoding AI-2E family transporter: MGDTRRWFWLGGVALLIALIYLLHPILTPFLVALLLAYLFDPVVDRLEKLGLSRTWGVVAVFALFTLIVSALLLVLIPMLAKQLVRLYELAPQMLDWLQHSAVPWVQSKLGLADGFWKFDKVKAAISEHMGQTTDIVGVVLSQATASGLALIGWLANLVLIPVVAFYLLRDWDLMMAKIRSLLPRHREERIMTLTGECHEVLGAFVRGQLLVMVALGFIYAAGLMLVGLELGLLIGMIAGLAAIVPYMGFVIGIGAALVAGLFQFGGDLYPMIGIIAVFMVGQALEGMVLTPLLVGDRIGLHPVAVIFAILAGGELFGFTGILLALPVAAVIMVLVRHMHDLYKDSDIYSGAEDPDL; the protein is encoded by the coding sequence ATGGGCGATACGCGGCGTTGGTTCTGGTTGGGTGGGGTCGCCCTGCTGATTGCGCTTATCTATTTGCTGCATCCGATCCTCACGCCGTTCCTGGTTGCGTTGCTGTTGGCCTACCTGTTCGATCCGGTGGTGGATCGCCTGGAAAAACTCGGCCTGTCGCGGACCTGGGGCGTGGTGGCGGTGTTTGCGCTGTTCACGCTGATTGTGAGCGCCCTGTTGCTGGTGCTGATACCGATGCTCGCCAAACAATTGGTGCGTCTGTACGAACTGGCGCCGCAGATGCTCGACTGGTTGCAGCACAGCGCGGTGCCGTGGGTGCAATCGAAGCTGGGGTTGGCGGACGGTTTCTGGAAGTTCGACAAGGTCAAGGCGGCCATCAGCGAGCACATGGGGCAGACCACTGACATCGTTGGCGTGGTGTTGAGCCAGGCCACGGCCTCGGGTCTGGCCTTGATCGGTTGGTTGGCGAACCTTGTGCTGATTCCGGTGGTGGCGTTCTATCTGCTGCGGGATTGGGACCTGATGATGGCCAAGATCCGCAGCCTGCTGCCACGGCACCGTGAAGAACGCATCATGACCCTGACCGGCGAATGTCACGAAGTGCTCGGGGCGTTCGTGCGCGGGCAGTTGCTGGTGATGGTGGCGCTGGGCTTCATCTACGCGGCCGGGTTGATGCTGGTGGGGCTGGAGTTGGGCCTGCTGATCGGCATGATCGCCGGGCTGGCGGCCATCGTGCCGTACATGGGGTTTGTGATCGGGATTGGCGCGGCGTTGGTCGCCGGGTTGTTCCAGTTTGGCGGCGACTTGTACCCGATGATCGGCATCATTGCGGTGTTCATGGTCGGCCAGGCCCTGGAGGGCATGGTGCTGACGCCGTTGCTGGTGGGCGATCGCATCGGCCTGCACCCGGTGGCGGTGATCTTCGCGATCCTGGCCGGTGGCGAGTTGTTCGGTTTCACCGGGATCCTGCTGGCGCTGCCGGTGGCGGCGGTGATCATGGTGCTGGTGCGCCATATGCACGATTTGTACAAGGATTCGGACATCTATAGTGGCGCCGAAGACCCTGATCTGTAG
- a CDS encoding DUF2066 domain-containing protein, producing MRLFKFLSVGCLSLISLASHAETLNGLYQVLEPVSNQTPEERNQATLRALDTLGLRLTGDAKAAQNPGLAAVRKDPQQIILQYGYDAGPPESLKVDFDPVSTDRALRTAGLSLWGANRPSILGWWLNDSTEGSSLVGDAQASAAPLRRAAQHRGLPLRLPLADLSEQIVATAPNLEGNDPAPLREASERYAADALLAVHAKEEGGQWHGTWRLWLGDQREQGTAQGADPTALADAVMLAVSQRLAPRFVAKPGVATEQLLEVQGMNLERYAALGRLLEPFGGQLQRVDGDRIVYRVNGSAEQLKAQLALAKLQEIPPGEAVAPEPVAQPAVDGSAPVAAPTPAPTASLRFRW from the coding sequence ATGCGTTTGTTCAAATTCTTGTCTGTGGGCTGCTTGTCGCTGATCAGCCTGGCGAGCCATGCCGAAACCCTCAATGGCCTTTATCAAGTGCTCGAGCCGGTCAGCAACCAGACCCCGGAGGAGCGTAACCAGGCGACCCTGCGCGCCCTGGACACCTTGGGGCTGCGCCTGACCGGCGACGCCAAGGCCGCGCAGAATCCTGGCCTGGCGGCGGTCCGCAAGGACCCGCAACAGATCATTCTTCAATATGGCTACGATGCCGGGCCGCCGGAAAGCCTCAAGGTCGACTTCGATCCGGTGAGCACGGACCGGGCCTTGCGTACGGCGGGATTGTCGCTGTGGGGCGCGAACCGGCCGTCGATCCTGGGTTGGTGGTTGAACGACTCGACCGAGGGTTCCAGCCTGGTGGGCGACGCCCAGGCCAGTGCCGCACCGCTGCGCCGCGCCGCCCAGCACCGAGGCCTGCCGCTGCGCCTGCCGTTGGCTGACCTGAGCGAACAGATCGTCGCCACCGCGCCGAACCTGGAGGGCAACGATCCTGCTCCGCTGCGTGAGGCCTCGGAGCGCTACGCGGCGGACGCCTTGCTGGCGGTCCACGCCAAGGAAGAGGGCGGCCAGTGGCATGGGACCTGGCGCCTGTGGCTGGGGGATCAGCGCGAGCAGGGCACAGCCCAGGGCGCCGACCCTACCGCCCTGGCCGATGCGGTGATGTTGGCGGTGAGCCAGCGCCTGGCGCCGCGTTTCGTCGCCAAGCCGGGCGTGGCCACCGAACAATTGTTGGAAGTGCAGGGCATGAACCTTGAGCGTTATGCGGCGCTTGGGCGTTTGCTCGAACCGTTTGGTGGGCAATTGCAGCGGGTTGACGGTGACCGGATCGTCTATCGGGTCAATGGCAGCGCCGAACAGTTGAAAGCGCAACTGGCCCTGGCGAAATTGCAGGAAATTCCGCCCGGTGAGGCCGTCGCGCCGGAGCCTGTGGCCCAGCCAGCCGTCGATGGTTCGGCGCCGGTCGCGGCACCAACCCCTGCACCGACTGCCAGCTTGCGCTTTCGCTGGTAG
- the purM gene encoding phosphoribosylformylglycinamidine cyclo-ligase yields MSKQPSLSYKDAGVDIDAGEALVERIKSVAKRTARPEVMGGLGGFGALCEIPAGYKQPVLVSGTDGVGTKLRLALNLNKHDSIGIDLVAMCVNDLVVCGAEPLFFLDYYATGKLNVDTAAQVVTGIGAGCELSGCSLVGGETAEMPGMYEGEDYDLAGFCVGVVEKAEIIDGSKVAAGDALLALPSSGPHSNGYSLIRKIIEVSGADIENTQLDGKPLADLLMAPTRIYVKPLLKLIKDTGAVKAMAHITGGGLLDNIPRVLPKGAQAVVDVASWTRPAVFDWLQEKGNVDETEMHRVLNCGVGMVICVAQEHVETALNVLREAGEQPWVIGQIATAAEGAAQVELKNLKAH; encoded by the coding sequence ATGAGCAAGCAACCCTCCCTGAGCTACAAGGACGCCGGTGTAGACATCGACGCCGGTGAAGCATTGGTCGAACGCATCAAGAGCGTCGCCAAGCGCACTGCGCGTCCGGAAGTCATGGGCGGCCTGGGCGGTTTCGGCGCCCTCTGCGAGATCCCGGCCGGCTACAAGCAACCGGTGCTGGTCTCGGGCACCGACGGCGTCGGCACCAAGCTGCGCCTGGCACTGAACCTGAACAAGCACGACAGCATCGGCATCGACCTGGTGGCCATGTGCGTGAACGACCTGGTGGTCTGCGGTGCCGAGCCGCTGTTCTTCCTCGACTACTACGCCACCGGCAAACTCAATGTCGACACTGCCGCCCAGGTAGTGACCGGCATCGGCGCTGGCTGCGAATTGTCCGGCTGCTCCCTGGTCGGCGGCGAAACCGCTGAAATGCCGGGCATGTACGAAGGCGAAGACTACGACCTGGCCGGTTTCTGCGTCGGCGTCGTGGAGAAGGCCGAGATCATCGACGGCTCGAAAGTCGCCGCTGGCGACGCCCTGCTCGCCCTGCCGTCCTCCGGCCCGCACTCCAACGGCTACTCGCTGATCCGCAAGATCATCGAAGTCTCGGGTGCCGACATCGAGAACACGCAGCTCGACGGCAAGCCGCTGGCCGACCTGCTGATGGCCCCGACCCGCATCTACGTCAAGCCGCTGCTCAAGCTGATCAAGGACACCGGTGCCGTCAAGGCCATGGCCCACATCACCGGTGGCGGCCTGCTGGACAACATCCCCCGCGTACTGCCAAAAGGCGCCCAGGCCGTGGTCGACGTGGCAAGCTGGACCCGCCCGGCGGTGTTCGACTGGCTGCAAGAGAAAGGCAACGTCGATGAAACCGAAATGCACCGCGTGCTGAACTGCGGCGTGGGCATGGTCATCTGCGTGGCCCAGGAGCACGTCGAAACGGCCCTGAACGTACTGCGTGAAGCCGGCGAGCAGCCTTGGGTCATCGGCCAGATCGCCACCGCCGCCGAAGGCGCTGCCCAGGTAGAGCTGAAAAACCTTAAGGCGCACTGA
- the purN gene encoding phosphoribosylglycinamide formyltransferase, with the protein MSATCDVVVLLSGTGSNLQALIDSTRIGDSPVRIRAVISNRADAYGLQRAKDAGIDTRVLDHKAFEGREAFDAALIEQIDTFNPHLVVLAGFMRILSAGFVRHYQGRLFNIHPSLLPKYKGLHTHQRALEAGDTEHGCSVHFVTEELDGGPLVVQAVIPVELHDTPQSLAQRVHAREHQIYPMAVRWFAEGRLTLDDRGASLDGQLLAASGHLIRY; encoded by the coding sequence ATGTCCGCAACCTGTGACGTGGTGGTGCTGCTGTCTGGCACCGGCAGCAACTTGCAGGCCTTGATCGACAGCACACGGATCGGTGACAGCCCGGTCCGTATCCGCGCGGTGATTTCCAACCGCGCCGATGCCTATGGCCTGCAACGCGCCAAGGACGCGGGGATCGACACCCGCGTCCTGGATCACAAGGCGTTCGAGGGCCGCGAAGCCTTCGACGCCGCACTGATCGAACAGATCGACACCTTCAATCCGCACCTGGTGGTACTGGCCGGCTTCATGCGCATCCTCAGCGCCGGTTTCGTGCGTCACTACCAGGGCCGCCTGTTCAATATCCACCCCTCGCTGTTGCCCAAATACAAAGGGTTACATACTCACCAGCGGGCGCTGGAGGCCGGAGACACGGAGCATGGCTGCTCGGTGCACTTTGTCACCGAGGAACTCGATGGCGGACCACTGGTCGTACAGGCAGTAATACCGGTAGAGTTGCACGACACGCCACAAAGCCTGGCGCAACGGGTTCACGCCCGCGAGCACCAGATCTACCCGATGGCCGTGCGTTGGTTTGCCGAAGGACGGCTGACCCTCGACGATCGCGGTGCCTCACTGGACGGCCAGTTACTCGCCGCCAGCGGCCATTTGATTCGATACTAG
- a CDS encoding DUF3108 domain-containing protein has protein sequence MRRALLFACALLALPLAQAAELQPFSASYTADWKQLPMSGTAERNLTKEANGTWKLSFKASMMIASLTEESTLTLDKDTLLPQSYHFERGGLGKAKKADLDFDWNTKMVTGTDRGDAVKLPLNRGMVDKSTYQLALQHDVAAGKKSMSYQVVDDGEVDTYDFRVLGSEKVDTKAGQIDAIKVERVRDPTQSKRITVLWFAKDWDYLLVRLQQVETDGKEYNIMLLDGTVNGKAVKGS, from the coding sequence ATGCGTCGCGCCCTGCTCTTCGCTTGCGCTCTGCTGGCCTTGCCCCTGGCACAGGCTGCAGAACTTCAACCGTTCTCCGCCAGCTACACCGCCGACTGGAAACAGTTGCCCATGAGCGGCACCGCCGAGCGCAACCTGACCAAGGAGGCCAACGGCACCTGGAAGCTGAGCTTCAAGGCTTCGATGATGATCGCCAGCCTGACCGAAGAAAGCACGCTGACCCTGGACAAGGACACCCTGCTGCCACAGTCCTACCACTTCGAACGCGGTGGCCTGGGCAAAGCCAAGAAGGCCGACCTGGACTTCGACTGGAACACCAAGATGGTCACCGGCACCGATCGCGGCGATGCGGTCAAACTGCCGCTCAACCGTGGCATGGTCGATAAATCCACTTATCAGTTGGCCCTGCAGCACGACGTGGCGGCCGGCAAGAAAAGCATGAGCTACCAGGTCGTCGATGACGGCGAAGTCGATACCTATGACTTCCGCGTGCTGGGCTCGGAAAAGGTCGACACCAAGGCTGGCCAGATCGACGCGATCAAGGTCGAGCGCGTGCGCGACCCGACACAAAGCAAACGCATCACCGTGCTCTGGTTCGCCAAGGACTGGGACTACCTGCTGGTGCGCCTGCAACAGGTCGAGACCGATGGCAAGGAGTACAACATCATGCTCCTGGACGGCACGGTCAACGGCAAGGCTGTGAAAGGCAGCTGA
- a CDS encoding DUF2058 domain-containing protein: MSLSLRDQLLKAGLVNQKQAKQVSKEKQKQQRLAHKGQIELDDSQQRAAQEAMAEKVKRDQELNRQQQEKAEQKARAAQIKQLIEASRLPKLTTEDYYNFVDDKKVKRLSVNTLMRNKLSSGSLAIVHHAGGYEVIPREAALKIQERDPKRIVQLNTQTEEVDADDPYAAYQIPDDLMW; this comes from the coding sequence ATGAGCCTTTCCCTTCGCGACCAGTTGCTCAAAGCAGGGCTGGTCAACCAAAAGCAGGCCAAGCAGGTCAGCAAAGAAAAACAGAAGCAGCAGCGCCTGGCCCACAAGGGCCAGATCGAGCTGGATGACTCCCAGCAGCGCGCGGCCCAGGAGGCCATGGCCGAGAAGGTCAAGCGCGACCAGGAACTCAACCGCCAGCAGCAGGAAAAGGCCGAGCAGAAGGCCCGGGCCGCACAGATCAAGCAATTGATCGAAGCTTCGCGCCTGCCGAAGCTGACCACCGAGGACTATTACAACTTCGTCGACGACAAGAAGGTCAAGCGCCTCTCGGTCAACACCCTGATGCGCAACAAGCTGAGCAGCGGCTCGCTGGCGATCGTCCATCATGCCGGCGGCTACGAAGTGATCCCTCGCGAAGCGGCCCTGAAAATCCAGGAACGCGATCCCAAGCGCATCGTCCAGCTCAACACCCAGACCGAAGAAGTGGATGCGGATGATCCGTACGCGGCGTATCAGATTCCGGATGATTTGATGTGGTAA
- the mazG gene encoding nucleoside triphosphate pyrophosphohydrolase yields MYSLEDLLHLMNRLRDPQYGCPWDIKQTYATIVPHTLEEAYEVADAIERGDFDHLQGELGDLLFQVVYYSQLAREENRFEFAGVVDSITRKLIRRHPHVFPTGDLYAPVDIPRLSEEQVKQRWEEIKADERAEKASAPEQLSLLDDVPAALPALSRSAKLQKRAGQVGFDWPGPLPVLDKVREELDEVLEAMADNDPEAVSDEIGDLLFSVVNLARHLKVDPETALRGANGKFERRFRFIEQALRDTHRPMEDCTLEELDALWGEAKRQEKNLPSCG; encoded by the coding sequence ATGTACAGCCTTGAAGACCTGCTCCACCTGATGAACCGCCTGCGTGACCCGCAGTACGGCTGCCCATGGGACATCAAGCAAACCTACGCGACCATCGTTCCCCATACCCTGGAAGAAGCCTACGAAGTGGCCGATGCCATCGAGCGCGGCGACTTCGATCACTTGCAGGGCGAGTTGGGCGACCTGTTGTTCCAGGTGGTGTATTACAGCCAATTGGCCCGGGAAGAAAACCGCTTCGAATTCGCTGGTGTGGTCGACAGCATCACCCGCAAGCTGATCCGCCGCCATCCCCATGTATTTCCTACCGGTGACCTGTACGCGCCTGTGGATATCCCGCGCCTGAGCGAAGAACAGGTCAAGCAGCGCTGGGAAGAAATCAAGGCCGATGAGCGGGCCGAGAAAGCCTCGGCGCCGGAGCAGTTGTCGTTGCTCGACGATGTGCCGGCGGCCTTGCCGGCTTTATCCCGCTCGGCGAAGTTGCAGAAGCGTGCCGGTCAGGTCGGTTTCGACTGGCCAGGCCCGTTGCCGGTGCTCGACAAAGTCCGCGAGGAACTGGACGAAGTGCTCGAAGCCATGGCCGACAATGACCCGGAGGCCGTCAGCGATGAGATCGGCGATCTGCTGTTCAGTGTGGTGAACCTGGCTCGCCACCTCAAAGTTGACCCGGAAACGGCCCTGCGTGGGGCCAACGGGAAATTCGAACGACGTTTCCGATTTATCGAACAGGCATTGCGCGATACCCACCGTCCCATGGAAGATTGCACCCTCGAAGAGTTGGACGCCTTGTGGGGCGAAGCCAAACGTCAGGAAAAGAATTTGCCCAGCTGTGGCTGA
- the relA gene encoding GTP diphosphokinase, whose translation MVQVRAHQPINTDGSINLEAWLDHAVSIDTALDREALKAACEFAREAEQQHNAAKNLWSEGTSSFQTGLEIAEILADLKLDQDSLVAAVLYRGVREGQIQLPVVSQRFGTVVAKLIDGVLRMAAISASLSPRQSMVLGTQGQVENLRKMLVAMVDDVRVALIKLAERTCAIRAVKAADDEKRNRVAREVFDIYAPLAHRLGIGHIKWELEDLSFRYLEPDQYKQIAKLLHERRLDRERFITDVMTQLREELQATGVEADISGRAKHIYSIWRKMQRKGLEFSQIYDVRAVRVLVPEMRDCYTALGIVHTLWRHIPKEFDDYIANPKENGYRSLHTAVIGPEGKVLEVQIRTHAMHEEAELGVCAHWKYKGTDVKSGSNHYEEKISWLRQVLEWHEELGDIGGLAEQLRVDIEPDRVYIFTPDGHAIDLPKGATPLDFAYRVHTEIGHNCRGAKINGRIVPLNYSLQTGEQVEIITSKHGTPSRDWLNPNLGYITTSRARAKIVHWFKLQARDQNVAAGKTLIERELSRLGLPQVDFDKLAEKANMKTAEDMFAALGAGDLRLAQLVNLAQQLVEPERGNEQLELIPRKATGYKPGKRGDIQIQGVGNLMTQMAGCCQPLPGDAIVGYITQGRGVSIHRQDCASVLQLAGREPERIIQVSWGPVPVLTYPVDIVIRAYDRSGLLRDVSQVLLNERINVLAVNTRSNKEDNTALMSLTIEIPGLDALGRLLGRISQLPNIIETRRNRTPG comes from the coding sequence ATGGTACAGGTGAGAGCACACCAGCCGATCAACACTGACGGCAGTATCAATCTCGAGGCTTGGCTCGATCATGCGGTCAGTATCGACACGGCACTGGATCGCGAAGCCTTGAAGGCCGCCTGCGAGTTCGCTCGTGAGGCCGAGCAGCAACACAACGCGGCGAAGAACCTGTGGTCCGAAGGCACCTCGAGTTTCCAGACGGGCCTGGAGATCGCTGAGATTCTCGCCGACCTCAAGCTCGACCAGGATTCGCTGGTGGCCGCGGTGCTGTACCGTGGCGTGCGCGAAGGCCAGATCCAGCTTCCGGTGGTCAGCCAGCGCTTCGGCACGGTGGTCGCCAAGCTGATCGACGGCGTGCTGCGCATGGCCGCCATCAGTGCCAGCCTCAGTCCGCGCCAGTCCATGGTCCTGGGCACCCAGGGCCAGGTGGAAAACCTGCGCAAGATGCTGGTGGCCATGGTCGACGACGTGCGCGTCGCGCTCATCAAGTTGGCCGAGCGAACCTGCGCGATCCGTGCGGTGAAAGCCGCCGATGACGAAAAGCGCAACCGCGTCGCCCGCGAGGTGTTCGACATCTACGCGCCCCTGGCCCATCGTCTGGGTATCGGCCATATCAAGTGGGAGCTGGAGGACCTGTCCTTCCGCTACCTGGAGCCCGACCAGTACAAACAGATCGCCAAGCTGTTGCATGAGCGGCGCCTGGATCGCGAGCGTTTCATCACCGATGTGATGACCCAGTTGCGCGAAGAGTTGCAGGCCACCGGCGTGGAAGCCGACATCAGTGGCCGGGCCAAGCACATCTACTCGATCTGGCGCAAAATGCAGCGCAAAGGCCTGGAGTTCAGCCAGATCTACGACGTTCGCGCCGTTCGCGTGCTGGTCCCGGAAATGCGTGATTGCTACACCGCGCTGGGGATCGTCCACACCTTGTGGCGGCACATTCCCAAGGAGTTCGACGATTACATCGCCAACCCCAAGGAAAACGGCTATCGCTCGCTGCACACCGCAGTGATCGGCCCCGAGGGCAAGGTGCTGGAGGTGCAGATCCGTACCCACGCCATGCACGAGGAGGCCGAGCTGGGTGTCTGCGCGCACTGGAAATACAAGGGCACCGACGTCAAGTCCGGCTCGAACCACTACGAAGAGAAAATCTCCTGGTTGCGCCAGGTGTTGGAGTGGCACGAAGAACTGGGCGATATCGGCGGCCTGGCCGAACAGCTGCGAGTCGATATCGAGCCGGACCGGGTCTACATCTTCACCCCTGACGGCCACGCCATCGACCTGCCCAAGGGCGCGACGCCGCTGGACTTCGCCTATCGGGTCCACACCGAGATCGGTCACAACTGCCGAGGCGCCAAGATCAACGGGCGGATCGTGCCGCTCAACTACAGCCTGCAGACCGGTGAACAGGTCGAGATCATCACCAGCAAGCACGGCACGCCGAGCCGCGACTGGCTGAACCCGAACCTGGGCTACATCACCACGTCCCGGGCGCGGGCGAAGATCGTCCACTGGTTCAAGTTGCAGGCGCGTGACCAGAACGTCGCCGCCGGCAAGACCCTGATCGAGCGCGAACTCAGTCGCCTGGGCCTGCCGCAGGTGGATTTCGACAAGCTGGCCGAAAAGGCCAACATGAAGACCGCCGAAGACATGTTCGCCGCCCTCGGTGCCGGTGATCTGCGTCTGGCGCAACTGGTCAACCTGGCCCAGCAACTGGTGGAGCCGGAACGCGGCAACGAACAACTGGAACTGATCCCACGCAAGGCCACCGGCTACAAGCCAGGCAAGCGTGGAGACATCCAGATCCAGGGCGTAGGCAACCTGATGACCCAGATGGCCGGCTGCTGCCAGCCGTTGCCAGGGGATGCGATCGTCGGCTACATCACCCAGGGCCGTGGCGTGAGCATTCACCGCCAGGACTGCGCCTCGGTGCTGCAACTGGCCGGTCGCGAACCGGAGCGGATCATCCAGGTCAGTTGGGGCCCGGTGCCGGTGCTCACCTACCCGGTGGATATCGTCATTCGTGCCTACGACCGCTCCGGCCTGCTGCGCGACGTGTCCCAGGTGTTGCTGAACGAGCGGATCAACGTGCTGGCGGTCAACACCCGTTCGAACAAGGAAGACAACACCGCGCTGATGTCCCTGACCATCGAGATTCCGGGGCTGGATGCGCTGGGGCGGTTGCTGGGGCGGATTTCCCAGTTGCCGAACATCATCGAGACCCGACGCAATCGGACACCGGGTTAA